From Lysinibacillus sp. SGAir0095, the proteins below share one genomic window:
- the asnB gene encoding asparagine synthase (glutamine-hydrolyzing), whose translation MCGITGWIDYTQSLKNQDGMIKAMTETLNKRGPDDGNVWSSTHALLGHRRLAVIDLIGGKQPMTKVHQNNSYCMVYNGELYNTEDIRQELLKRGYSFSTSSDTEVLLASFIEWREQCVEYLNGIYAFAVWDEQEEALYAFRDRLGVKPFFYVLKAGSLLFGSEIKSILANPQITPQIDRRGLAALLSIGPSRVPGNGVYKGIEELEPGNAFKFSKEGLKKWRYWNVKSEKHEHNFEETVEQVRYLVTDAIKRQLVSDVPLCTFLSGGLDSSIITAIAANTYNQEGRTLQTYSIDYEGNEKFFEKNDFQTSQDSYWINKMTEEFKTNHFDIILSQKDIVDYLEEAMLVRDLPGMVDIDSSLLVACRVIKEGYTVALSGECADEVFGGYPWFHRDYELFPWIRSADEREGFLRKEWQSKLQLKEFMKYAFEEAVKDSPKLEGEDSKAAKQRELFYLNMRYFMQTLLERKDRMSMGASLEVRVPFADHRIVEYAWNIPWEMKNVANMEKGLLRKAVEGLLPEEVLYRKKNPYPKTYHPAYTNGVKDLLSSTLSRKDSILHELFEKEQLASLVATGGSSFKVPWFGQLMAGPQLLAYLVQIDRWFENYHIELLDQ comes from the coding sequence GTGTGCGGAATTACAGGGTGGATTGATTATACACAATCCCTAAAGAATCAAGATGGAATGATAAAGGCTATGACAGAAACATTAAATAAGAGAGGTCCAGATGATGGCAATGTTTGGTCCAGCACACATGCTCTATTAGGGCATCGTCGCTTAGCTGTAATTGATTTGATTGGTGGGAAGCAGCCAATGACGAAGGTGCACCAAAACAACTCCTATTGCATGGTGTATAACGGGGAACTTTATAATACAGAAGATATTCGCCAAGAGCTTTTAAAACGTGGCTATAGCTTTTCTACGTCTTCAGATACGGAAGTGTTGCTAGCTTCATTCATTGAGTGGAGAGAGCAATGTGTCGAGTATTTAAATGGAATTTACGCATTTGCAGTATGGGATGAACAGGAAGAGGCGTTATATGCCTTCCGAGATCGTCTAGGGGTTAAGCCGTTCTTTTATGTGTTAAAAGCGGGTTCTCTCCTTTTTGGTTCTGAAATTAAGTCGATACTCGCAAATCCTCAAATTACCCCTCAAATTGACCGCAGGGGCCTTGCAGCGTTATTAAGCATTGGTCCATCAAGAGTGCCAGGAAATGGTGTATATAAAGGAATTGAAGAGCTTGAGCCAGGAAATGCATTTAAATTTTCTAAAGAGGGCTTGAAAAAATGGCGTTACTGGAACGTAAAAAGTGAAAAGCATGAACATAACTTTGAAGAGACGGTTGAGCAAGTACGCTATTTAGTAACAGACGCCATTAAACGTCAGCTAGTTTCAGATGTACCACTTTGTACCTTCTTGTCTGGTGGTTTGGATTCGAGTATTATTACGGCTATCGCTGCCAATACGTACAATCAAGAAGGCCGTACATTACAGACTTACTCCATTGATTATGAAGGCAATGAAAAGTTTTTTGAAAAGAATGACTTTCAAACATCCCAGGATAGCTACTGGATTAACAAAATGACGGAAGAATTCAAAACAAATCACTTCGATATTATTCTGTCTCAAAAAGATATTGTTGATTATTTAGAAGAAGCCATGCTAGTACGTGACTTACCTGGTATGGTGGATATTGATAGTTCATTACTGGTAGCTTGCCGTGTGATAAAAGAAGGGTATACAGTGGCTTTATCCGGTGAATGTGCTGATGAGGTATTTGGTGGATATCCGTGGTTCCATCGTGATTATGAGCTTTTCCCATGGATTCGGTCAGCCGATGAGCGGGAAGGCTTCCTAAGAAAAGAATGGCAATCTAAACTTCAATTAAAAGAATTTATGAAGTATGCCTTTGAGGAAGCTGTTAAGGATTCACCAAAGCTTGAAGGGGAAGATTCAAAAGCAGCAAAACAACGAGAGCTATTTTACTTAAATATGCGTTATTTTATGCAAACTTTATTGGAACGAAAGGATCGCATGAGTATGGGGGCTAGTTTAGAGGTTCGTGTACCATTTGCAGATCATCGAATCGTAGAGTACGCATGGAATATTCCGTGGGAAATGAAAAACGTGGCAAATATGGAGAAGGGACTTTTACGTAAAGCAGTGGAAGGACTTTTACCAGAAGAAGTATTATATCGCAAAAAGAATCCATATCCAAAAACATATCATCCAGCTTACACAAATGGTGTGAAAGATTTGTTGAGCAGTACACTTTCCAGAAAAGATTCGATACTGCATGAGCTATTTGAAAAAGAGCAACTAGCAAGCCTGGTCGCAACAGGCGGATCCTCTTTTAAAGTGCCATGGTTTGGCCAGTTGATGGCAGGTCCACAGCTACTTGCATACTTAGTCCAAATCGATCGCTGGTTTGAAAATTATCATATTGAATTACTGGATCAATAA
- a CDS encoding PLP-dependent aminotransferase family protein — translation MDMLIFKLEKNSKKPLYEQLYMGMKDAIITKQIEVGTKLPSKRKLADFLNISQTTVEIAYGQLLAEGYIASKPRIGFFVEEIDELPFVENKQAKIKVETVLKGTEPYQYNFHPGKIDTESFPFAIWRKYAKDLFDFPSKEYLQVGEPQGEYELRLEIANYLYQSRGIICNPEQIVIGSGTEHLLPMILRLIETNSKIALENPGYSAIPRIHLTNKAVPIAVDEDGLVVDELENTDANIVYITPSHQFPTGAVLSAARRTHLLNWAAKAANRYIIEDDYDSEFRYIGKPIPALQGMDQNEKVIYLSTFTKSLMPSLRVAYFVLPPALLKSYQEIFSYYSATVPRFDQHILANFMKDGHFSKHLNRMRKIYRKKHDRLTNTLTSFYPTTSITGDHAGMHILISVPLDKSENDLKQIANKSGIAVYPVSDYLLRPIEYEQPTFLLGFGGVALDDVEPAIHKLMNCWGIKRSHKKGKSHEL, via the coding sequence ATGGATATGCTAATTTTCAAGCTTGAAAAAAATAGTAAAAAACCATTATATGAACAACTCTATATGGGAATGAAAGATGCGATTATTACAAAGCAAATTGAAGTCGGAACAAAATTACCCTCCAAAAGGAAGTTAGCCGACTTTCTAAATATTAGCCAAACAACAGTCGAGATTGCATATGGGCAATTACTAGCAGAGGGCTATATTGCTTCTAAACCGCGTATAGGCTTCTTTGTTGAGGAAATTGACGAATTGCCCTTTGTAGAAAATAAACAGGCGAAAATAAAAGTTGAAACTGTTTTAAAAGGAACTGAGCCTTATCAATATAATTTTCATCCTGGGAAAATTGATACGGAATCCTTCCCTTTTGCCATATGGAGAAAGTATGCTAAGGATTTATTTGATTTTCCATCCAAGGAATATCTCCAAGTAGGCGAGCCTCAAGGAGAGTATGAACTCCGTTTAGAAATTGCTAATTATTTGTATCAATCTCGAGGAATTATCTGTAATCCAGAGCAGATTGTTATTGGGTCAGGGACTGAACATTTACTGCCTATGATTTTACGTTTAATCGAGACGAATTCAAAAATTGCTCTCGAAAATCCAGGTTATTCTGCAATCCCTAGAATTCATCTAACAAACAAGGCTGTTCCAATTGCTGTAGATGAAGATGGCCTAGTCGTTGATGAACTAGAAAATACCGATGCAAATATCGTATATATTACCCCTTCCCATCAATTCCCTACAGGAGCTGTACTATCAGCTGCTAGAAGAACACACTTATTAAATTGGGCGGCCAAAGCGGCTAATCGGTATATCATTGAAGATGATTATGATAGTGAGTTTCGTTATATCGGAAAACCAATACCAGCATTACAAGGGATGGATCAAAATGAAAAGGTGATCTATTTAAGTACTTTTACGAAGTCTTTAATGCCTTCGTTGCGTGTTGCTTATTTTGTTTTACCTCCTGCCCTTTTGAAATCCTATCAGGAGATTTTTAGCTATTATTCAGCCACTGTTCCAAGATTTGACCAACACATCTTAGCGAATTTTATGAAGGACGGTCACTTCTCAAAGCACTTAAATCGAATGAGGAAAATTTACCGAAAAAAGCATGATAGGCTAACCAATACTCTAACAAGCTTTTATCCGACTACTTCCATTACGGGCGACCATGCTGGAATGCACATTTTAATTTCAGTACCCTTAGATAAATCAGAGAATGACTTAAAGCAGATTGCAAATAAAAGTGGAATAGCAGTCTACCCCGTATCTGATTACTTATTAAGACCAATTGAATATGAGCAACCGACTTTTTTACTTGGATTTGGCGGTGTGGCATTAGATGATGTTGAGCCAGCTATTCATAAACTAATGAACTGTTGGGGGATTAAAAGAAGCCATAAAAAAGGGAAATCTCATGAACTATGA
- the pdxS gene encoding pyridoxal 5'-phosphate synthase lyase subunit PdxS: MRLVGTERVKRGMAEMQKGGVIMDVINAEQAKIAEAAGAVAVMALERVPSDIRKAGGVARMADPRIVEEVMNAVSIPVMAKARIGHIVEARVLEAMGVDYIDESEVLTPADEEFHLLKSDYTVPFVCGCRDLGEAARRIGEGASMLRTKGEPGTGNIVEAVRHIRKVNAQVRRVVGMNEDELMTEAKDLGAPYELLIEIKRLGRLPVVNFAAGGVATPADAALMMELGADGVFVGSGIFKSENPEKFARAIVEATTHYKDYQLIAEISKELGSPMKGIEIATLLDSERMQERGW, from the coding sequence ATGAGACTAGTTGGAACTGAGAGAGTAAAACGTGGTATGGCTGAAATGCAAAAAGGTGGCGTCATTATGGATGTTATTAATGCGGAGCAAGCAAAAATAGCAGAAGCTGCAGGAGCAGTTGCTGTAATGGCCTTAGAACGTGTTCCATCAGATATTCGTAAAGCAGGCGGCGTTGCACGAATGGCAGATCCACGTATTGTAGAAGAAGTTATGAATGCTGTATCGATTCCAGTGATGGCTAAGGCACGTATTGGTCATATTGTAGAAGCCCGTGTATTAGAAGCAATGGGTGTAGATTATATTGATGAAAGCGAAGTATTAACACCGGCAGATGAGGAATTTCATTTATTAAAAAGTGACTATACAGTCCCTTTTGTATGTGGGTGCCGTGATCTAGGAGAAGCTGCCCGTCGTATTGGGGAAGGTGCTTCGATGCTCCGTACAAAAGGTGAGCCAGGCACTGGCAATATCGTTGAAGCTGTACGTCATATAAGAAAAGTAAATGCACAGGTAAGACGTGTGGTTGGCATGAATGAAGACGAACTAATGACTGAAGCGAAAGATTTAGGTGCACCATATGAATTACTGATTGAAATTAAACGATTAGGACGTCTTCCAGTGGTTAATTTCGCTGCTGGGGGAGTAGCAACGCCAGCTGATGCTGCTTTAATGATGGAATTAGGAGCAGATGGTGTTTTTGTTGGTTCCGGTATTTTCAAATCCGAAAATCCTGAAAAATTTGCCCGTGCCATTGTAGAAGCGACAACTCATTACAAGGATTATCAACTAATTGCTGAAATTTCAAAAGAGCTAGGAAGTCCGATGAAGGGCATTGAAATTGCAACACTTCTAGATAGTGAACGTATGCAGGAACGAGGTTGGTAG
- the pdxT gene encoding pyridoxal 5'-phosphate synthase glutaminase subunit PdxT translates to MKIGVLALQGAVREHIHQIKSLGCEAIEVKSLNDLSGLNGLVLPGGESTAMRKLLTRFQLLNPIRSLAQLGLPMFGTCAGLILLAKEIVGYDEAHLGLMDVVIERNSFGRQVDSFEVEMSVKHVGDNIPGVFIRAPHIVSVGPGVDVLAEYNGRIVLAKEGQYLGCSFHPELTEDTRLMQYFIEMVRDFNKTSLAKSHSI, encoded by the coding sequence ATGAAAATAGGCGTTCTTGCTTTACAAGGTGCAGTGAGAGAGCATATTCATCAGATTAAATCCCTGGGTTGTGAAGCTATTGAAGTCAAATCCTTGAATGATCTCTCTGGATTAAACGGACTGGTGTTACCTGGTGGGGAAAGTACAGCGATGCGTAAATTATTGACCCGCTTTCAATTGCTGAACCCAATCCGTTCCTTGGCTCAACTAGGATTACCGATGTTTGGAACCTGTGCGGGGCTTATTTTATTAGCTAAAGAAATTGTAGGTTATGATGAAGCACATCTGGGTTTAATGGATGTTGTGATAGAACGAAATTCCTTTGGCAGACAGGTTGATAGTTTTGAAGTGGAAATGTCAGTAAAACATGTAGGGGACAATATTCCAGGAGTATTTATTCGAGCACCGCATATTGTTTCTGTTGGACCTGGTGTCGACGTTCTAGCTGAGTATAATGGGCGAATAGTTTTAGCAAAAGAAGGACAATACTTAGGTTGTTCTTTTCATCCTGAATTAACGGAAGATACTCGTCTAATGCAATATTTTATTGAAATGGTGAGAGATTTTAATAAGACTTCTCTTGCAAAATCGCACAGCATATAG
- the serS gene encoding serine--tRNA ligase, protein MLDIKRVRDNYAEVKKILLTRNEDLGNIDEFEELDAKRRELIAKTEVLKAERNKVSEQISVMKRNKENADEVIARMREAGDEIKQLDNELREVEEKFDYMMMRLPNIPHESVPVGETEDDNVEVLTWGEQPNFDFEAKPHWDLATDLRIVDFERAGKVTGSRFVFYRGLGARLERALMSFMMDLHAEEHGYEEMLPPVIVNRDSLTGTGQLPKFEEDVFKLVDTDYFMIPTAEVPVTNFYRDEIIDGEILPKGFAAYSACFRSEAGSAGRDTRGLIRQHQFNKVELVRFVKPEESYNELEKLTGHAEKVLQLLGLPYRKLLMNTSDLGFTAAKKYDLEVWMPTQNMYREISSCSNFEDFQARRANVRFRREPGAKPEYVHTLNGSGLAIGRTVAALLENYQQADGSVLIPEVLQPYMGGKEVIAPQ, encoded by the coding sequence ATGTTAGATATTAAACGTGTCCGTGATAATTATGCAGAAGTGAAAAAAATCCTTCTAACTCGTAATGAAGATTTAGGGAATATTGATGAGTTTGAAGAGTTAGATGCAAAACGTCGTGAATTAATCGCAAAAACAGAAGTATTAAAAGCAGAACGTAATAAGGTATCAGAACAAATTTCAGTGATGAAACGCAACAAAGAGAATGCTGATGAAGTCATTGCTCGTATGCGTGAAGCGGGAGACGAAATTAAGCAGTTAGATAATGAGCTTCGTGAAGTGGAAGAGAAATTCGATTATATGATGATGCGTCTACCAAACATCCCTCATGAGTCTGTGCCTGTTGGTGAAACAGAAGACGATAATGTGGAGGTACTTACATGGGGTGAGCAACCAAACTTTGATTTTGAAGCAAAACCACACTGGGATCTTGCAACAGATTTACGAATTGTCGATTTTGAACGTGCAGGTAAAGTAACAGGTAGTCGTTTTGTGTTCTACCGTGGCTTAGGTGCTCGTTTAGAACGTGCTTTAATGAGCTTTATGATGGACTTACATGCAGAAGAGCATGGCTATGAAGAAATGCTGCCACCAGTAATCGTTAACCGTGACAGCTTAACAGGTACAGGTCAATTACCGAAGTTTGAGGAAGATGTATTCAAATTAGTGGATACGGATTACTTCATGATTCCAACTGCTGAAGTACCTGTAACAAACTTCTACCGTGATGAAATTATTGATGGAGAGATTTTACCAAAAGGCTTCGCTGCCTATAGTGCTTGTTTCCGTTCAGAAGCAGGGTCTGCAGGTCGTGATACGCGTGGTTTAATTCGTCAACACCAATTCAATAAAGTGGAATTGGTGCGCTTTGTAAAACCGGAAGAGTCTTATAATGAATTAGAAAAATTAACAGGCCATGCAGAGAAGGTCCTTCAATTATTAGGCTTACCGTACCGCAAATTATTAATGAATACATCTGATCTTGGTTTCACAGCAGCCAAAAAATACGATTTAGAAGTATGGATGCCGACACAAAACATGTATCGAGAAATCTCTTCTTGCTCAAACTTTGAAGATTTCCAAGCGCGCCGTGCAAATGTTCGTTTCCGCCGTGAACCAGGAGCAAAACCAGAGTATGTACACACGTTAAACGGTTCAGGTCTTGCAATCGGCCGAACAGTTGCAGCGCTTTTAGAGAACTATCAGCAAGCCGACGGAAGTGTTCTTATACCTGAAGTTCTACAACCATACATGGGCGGAAAAGAAGTTATCGCTCCGCAGTAA
- a CDS encoding short-chain fatty acid transporter codes for MKTLTRISNTIMDKYLPDPYIFVAILTVLVFLLGVILTPSSPLDMVVYWGDGFWGLLSFTMQMVIVLAAGHVLANSPIFKKFLSSIASKIKKPTSAIIIVTFISLLACWINWGFGLVIGALFAKEIARHVKKVDYRLLIASSYSGFVIWHGGLAGSIPLSVATEGHPFAGIMGVVPTSDTIFTPYNLFIVIVILFTLPFFNRWMMPKDEDVVEVDPALLVEEEQKFPLAEKTFASWTERSSLLTILIGLIGLSYLAHHFATKGFVLDLNIVNTIFIILGIILHGTPQRFLAAAQSAIKTTAGIVFQFPFYAGIMGMMTVSGLAGVFSEWFISISNDFTFYLFTFYSAGLVNFFVPSGGGQWAVQAPIMLEAAQSLGADYAKTAMAIAWGDAWTNMIQPFWALPALAIAGLKAKDIMGFCLFVLIFTGVIISIGLLFF; via the coding sequence ATGAAGACTTTAACAAGGATATCCAACACCATTATGGATAAGTACCTACCCGACCCCTATATATTTGTTGCGATTTTAACGGTACTTGTTTTCCTATTAGGAGTTATTCTGACACCTAGCTCACCATTGGATATGGTTGTTTATTGGGGGGATGGCTTCTGGGGATTACTTTCTTTTACAATGCAAATGGTCATCGTACTGGCTGCCGGGCATGTTTTAGCTAACAGCCCAATCTTTAAGAAATTCCTATCTTCCATTGCAAGCAAGATTAAGAAACCGACTAGCGCCATCATTATTGTGACTTTCATTTCACTACTAGCTTGTTGGATTAACTGGGGCTTTGGATTAGTTATTGGCGCATTATTTGCAAAAGAGATTGCTCGTCATGTGAAGAAAGTCGATTATCGTTTATTAATTGCGAGTAGCTATTCTGGTTTTGTGATTTGGCATGGTGGTTTAGCTGGTTCAATCCCACTTTCGGTTGCGACAGAAGGTCATCCATTTGCAGGAATAATGGGGGTAGTGCCAACTTCCGATACAATTTTCACACCATATAATTTGTTTATCGTAATAGTGATTTTATTTACATTGCCTTTCTTCAATCGTTGGATGATGCCAAAAGACGAAGATGTGGTGGAGGTAGATCCAGCGTTATTAGTGGAAGAGGAGCAAAAATTCCCTCTTGCTGAGAAAACATTCGCTTCTTGGACAGAGAGAAGTTCATTATTAACAATCTTAATCGGACTTATTGGCCTTTCCTATTTGGCTCATCATTTTGCAACAAAGGGGTTTGTATTGGATCTAAATATCGTCAATACAATCTTCATTATTCTTGGCATTATTTTGCACGGCACACCACAGCGCTTCTTGGCAGCCGCTCAAAGTGCAATTAAAACGACAGCAGGTATTGTTTTCCAATTCCCGTTCTATGCAGGAATTATGGGGATGATGACAGTATCGGGGTTAGCAGGGGTTTTCTCAGAATGGTTCATCAGCATTTCAAACGATTTTACCTTCTATTTATTTACTTTCTATTCAGCTGGTTTAGTAAACTTCTTTGTCCCTTCAGGCGGAGGGCAGTGGGCAGTGCAAGCACCCATTATGCTGGAAGCGGCACAATCACTGGGGGCGGACTATGCAAAAACAGCAATGGCCATTGCATGGGGAGATGCTTGGACGAATATGATTCAGCCATTTTGGGCACTTCCAGCTTTAGCAATAGCTGGATTAAAGGCAAAAGACATAATGGGCTTCTGCTTATTCGTGCTCATTTTCACTGGTGTGATTATAAGTATCGGGTTATTATTCTTTTAA
- a CDS encoding aminotransferase A, with protein sequence MEHLIYKNLKKIELSGIRKFTNMLVDYPNAINLTIGQPDFPTPTHVKEKAKLAIDQNHTSYTPNAGIFELRKAISSFYDQQYGLSYHPQDEIIVTHGASGALTIALRTILEEGSEVILSAPAYPGYIPLIELCGAIPVCVDTEATNFVLTAELIAKHISDKTRCVILPSPCNPVGTIIEEAELQKIAALLKEKEIFIISDEIYSELIYENTHKSIASYEGMRNKTIVINGVSKSHSMTGWRIGYTLAPSYLTKEMTKLNGYYISCATSISQYAALAALTDGLNNPNEMKKEYKVRRDYVYDRLVGMGFDVVKPAGAFYIFPSIKKTNRTSFDFCISLLKEQELATVPGSAFSQFGEGYIRLSFAQPLEVLQKGMDRLEKFMEQFS encoded by the coding sequence ATGGAACATTTAATTTATAAAAACCTAAAGAAAATTGAGCTATCCGGTATACGAAAGTTTACGAATATGCTAGTGGATTACCCTAATGCAATAAATCTAACGATTGGCCAACCTGATTTTCCTACACCAACACATGTAAAAGAAAAGGCAAAGCTTGCAATTGATCAAAACCATACATCTTATACACCGAATGCAGGGATTTTTGAATTGCGAAAAGCAATTTCTTCCTTTTATGATCAACAGTATGGATTATCTTATCATCCGCAAGATGAAATTATTGTAACGCACGGTGCTTCCGGTGCACTTACTATTGCTTTAAGAACTATTTTAGAAGAAGGTAGTGAAGTCATTTTATCAGCTCCTGCTTATCCTGGGTATATTCCACTGATTGAACTGTGCGGTGCTATTCCAGTTTGTGTGGATACAGAGGCTACTAATTTTGTTTTAACTGCTGAACTGATTGCAAAACATATCTCTGATAAAACAAGATGCGTCATTCTTCCATCACCATGTAATCCGGTGGGGACAATTATTGAAGAGGCGGAATTACAAAAAATTGCTGCCCTTTTAAAAGAAAAAGAAATCTTTATTATTTCAGATGAAATCTATAGCGAATTAATTTATGAAAATACGCACAAGTCCATTGCTTCTTATGAAGGCATGCGAAATAAAACAATTGTCATCAATGGTGTATCAAAATCTCACTCCATGACAGGCTGGCGGATTGGGTATACCTTAGCTCCGAGCTATCTAACAAAAGAAATGACAAAGCTAAATGGCTATTACATTAGCTGTGCAACAAGCATAAGTCAGTATGCGGCACTTGCCGCCTTAACTGATGGATTAAATAATCCAAATGAAATGAAGAAAGAATATAAAGTGCGTCGTGATTATGTATATGACCGCCTAGTAGGAATGGGCTTTGACGTGGTAAAACCAGCAGGAGCATTTTATATCTTCCCGTCTATTAAGAAAACAAACAGGACTTCTTTTGACTTTTGTATAAGTCTATTGAAAGAGCAGGAGCTAGCGACGGTTCCAGGCAGCGCATTCTCCCAGTTTGGTGAAGGCTACATCCGCCTTTCCTTCGCACAACCTTTAGAAGTTTTACAAAAGGGCATGGATCGCTTAGAGAAATTTATGGAGCAGTTTAGCTAA
- a CDS encoding nonribosomal peptide synthetase — protein MKFSKLKKTIEGFLCTSLKGRIEVHAAVYRQAHDSPSRVWLSFDKEQIFSAADLSHIQKYNSRQQELKEQYELKPIPYSENWEVMFNSPERKALIAASDQAEEELIQTGIWGSWHLYNALLNYPNISIEQALTSEDPLIRAYALFDRRVGKRRLLAMENFPHSIESKFFYIRCEAEGLK, from the coding sequence ATGAAATTTAGTAAATTAAAGAAAACGATTGAAGGGTTTCTGTGTACTTCATTAAAGGGGCGAATTGAAGTACATGCTGCTGTCTATCGACAAGCCCATGATTCTCCGTCACGCGTTTGGCTAAGCTTTGATAAAGAGCAAATTTTCAGTGCAGCCGATCTTTCACACATACAAAAGTATAATTCACGTCAACAGGAATTGAAAGAACAATACGAATTAAAGCCTATTCCATACAGCGAAAATTGGGAGGTCATGTTTAATTCACCAGAACGAAAAGCATTAATTGCGGCTTCTGATCAAGCGGAAGAAGAGCTAATCCAAACTGGTATATGGGGGAGCTGGCATCTCTATAATGCTCTATTAAATTACCCTAATATATCAATCGAACAAGCTTTAACATCAGAAGACCCCTTGATTCGAGCATACGCGTTATTTGACCGACGCGTTGGGAAACGCCGCCTGTTAGCAATGGAGAATTTCCCTCATTCAATAGAGAGTAAGTTTTTTTATATTCGTTGCGAGGCTGAAGGACTTAAGTAA
- the tadA gene encoding tRNA adenosine(34) deaminase TadA codes for MELFERDRTFMLEAIEEAKKAQALGEVPIGAVIVYQDEIIGRAHNLRETTQNAVTHAELMAIQQACEAIGSWRLEETTLYVTLEPCPMCAGAILQSRVPRVVYGARDMKAGCVDSLYRLLNDSRFNHECAVTEGILAEECGEILTSFFRAIRERKKAEKLEKKRLIQEGENHEI; via the coding sequence GTGGAACTATTTGAAAGAGATCGGACATTTATGCTTGAAGCAATTGAAGAAGCGAAAAAAGCACAAGCTTTAGGTGAGGTACCTATCGGGGCTGTCATTGTCTATCAAGATGAAATAATTGGACGAGCGCACAATTTACGGGAAACGACACAAAATGCTGTCACCCATGCTGAATTGATGGCCATTCAACAAGCTTGTGAAGCGATTGGAAGTTGGAGATTAGAAGAAACAACTTTGTATGTTACATTAGAGCCCTGTCCGATGTGTGCAGGTGCCATTCTTCAATCCCGTGTCCCCCGTGTCGTGTATGGTGCAAGAGATATGAAAGCGGGCTGTGTTGATTCATTGTACCGTTTGTTAAATGATTCGCGATTTAATCATGAATGCGCTGTAACTGAAGGCATTTTAGCAGAAGAGTGCGGTGAAATCCTGACTAGTTTCTTCCGTGCGATTCGAGAACGAAAAAAAGCAGAAAAACTTGAGAAGAAACGGTTGATACAAGAGGGAGAGAATCATGAAATTTAG
- a CDS encoding deoxynucleoside kinase → MSVPFITVEGPIGVGKTSLSNAISNAFEYHLLKEIVDENPFLGKFYEDIDEWSFQTEMFFLCNRYKQLTDIKKHIIETGSPVVADYHIFKNLIFAKRTLQPSEYEKYESIYNILTADMPRPNMVVYLHASLDTLMDRIALRGREFEKMITRDYIEQLAADYHEFIQHFEVMHPDIPVIQLNGDEIDFVKNPEDLEKVLKLVEEKLQQRSSHTE, encoded by the coding sequence GTGTCTGTTCCATTTATTACAGTAGAGGGTCCAATTGGTGTAGGGAAAACGTCGTTATCTAACGCCATTTCTAACGCCTTTGAATACCATTTATTAAAAGAAATTGTGGATGAAAACCCGTTTCTAGGAAAGTTCTATGAAGACATAGATGAGTGGAGCTTTCAAACGGAGATGTTCTTCCTTTGTAATCGATATAAACAACTAACTGACATTAAGAAACATATAATAGAAACAGGGTCACCTGTCGTAGCGGATTATCATATATTTAAAAATTTAATTTTTGCAAAGCGTACCTTACAGCCATCTGAATATGAAAAGTATGAGTCCATTTACAACATATTAACTGCAGATATGCCACGACCTAATATGGTGGTGTATTTACATGCTAGTTTAGATACATTAATGGATCGGATCGCCCTGCGCGGTAGAGAGTTTGAAAAAATGATTACCCGAGATTACATAGAACAACTAGCTGCTGATTATCACGAATTCATTCAGCATTTTGAAGTGATGCACCCTGATATTCCTGTCATTCAGTTAAATGGCGACGAAATAGACTTTGTAAAAAATCCTGAAGATTTAGAGAAGGTATTAAAATTAGTAGAAGAAAAGCTACAACAAAGGAGTTCACATACAGAATGA